In Alkalihalobacillus sp. AL-G, the genomic stretch CAGCTACAATTACACATACCAATTCCGTACTTGGAAGTGTCCATTATTTTTCTCCGGAACAAGCACGTGGAGGTATTGCGAACAGTAAATCAGACATTTACTCGATGGGTGTCGTTTTATATGAAATGGTAACAGGAAGACTTCCTTTTTCAGGAGAATCGGCGGTTTCCGTTGCATTGAAACATTTACAAGATTCTTACCCAGAACCTAGTCTCTTAAACTCTGATATTCCCCAGAGTCTCGAGAATGTTATTTTGAAAGCGATGGCAAAGGATCCAAACAACCGGTATGAGAATGTTGAAGAGCTTGAAATCGACCTTCAAACAGTCCTTGAACAATCAAGAATGAATGAAAAAAAACTTATTCTGGATGAAGATGCAGAGGCAACGAAAATACTTACTCCAATCGGTTCGTCTAAAGAACAAATCAATCAACCTACTGTATCTAAGAAAAAAGAAGAAAAAGAGAAACCGAAGAAGAAAAAGAAAAACTGGCTTACAATCCTTTTATCTATCTTTCTTTTATTAGGATTATCGGGTGTTGCTGCAATCTTGATCGTTCCAGAAATTCTCCAAACCGATGTGGTTAACGTCCCCGATGTGACGAACATGCCGTATACTGACGCGTACGAAAACCTTTCTGATTTAGGCTTAGATGTTGAGAGGGAAGAACAGCCCAGTGCTGAAGTTGAGGAAGGGAATGTTATTCGTCAGAATCCACGAGCTGGGGAAGTTGTGAAAGAAAATAGTGAGGTAACCTTGACCGTCAGTTCAGGACCTGAAAAATTCGAAGTGGAAAACTACATAGGAAGGGAAGCCGATGACGTACAGAGAGGCAATGTAAAGGATCTGTTCGAAGATGTAGAAATTACACATCAATCGAGTGAGGAATTCGATGAGGGCACGATAATGAAACAATACCCAGAACCGGGTGAGGAGGTCGTCCCTGGTCAAGAAGTCCTTATTTTATACGTCAGCAGTGGTCCGCCATCCTTTGTGCTTGCAGACCTTACAGGAAAATCCCTGGAAGAGGCGAAGACTTATGCCCAACAGAACGGATTAACCATCAAGGAATCAGAGGAACGTCAGTATTCAGAAGAGATCGAAGAGGGTCATATTATCAGTACTGACCCAGCTGCAGGCGATTCTGTAAGAGCTGGAGATGAAATAACAGTGGCGATCTCGAAAGGCGTACCTGAGCCGATATCTATTACAGATAAAGTTGAGGTTGTCATTGGTGATGATGATAACGGTGAAAACAACGGAGAGAATAAAGGTAAAAAAGAAGAAAAAAAACCGAAGATGGTTAAAATCATTACGAACGACGTGAATGGTGAAAAAACGTTGAAGGAGAAAGAAATTTCTGAAACAACTGTATTTGATATCCCGCTCACTGTCCCATACAATGGAGAAGCAAGTTATGCTGTTTATGTTGATGGCGAAGAAATATATACGCAGAGTTTTACGTATGAGGAAGCTAAAAATTTTCAGAATGGAGAGTAGATGAACTGCA encodes the following:
- the pknB gene encoding Stk1 family PASTA domain-containing Ser/Thr kinase — encoded protein: MIGKRISDRYKILEIIGDGGMAVVYKAEDLILDRIVAVKVLRSEYSTDEDFIRRFHREAESATSLNHPNVVSIVDVGEDDQTYFIVMEYVKGKTLKQIIRDKGPLSAERSVEIMKQLSSAIAHAHDHHIVHRDIKPHNILIDPTGKVKVTDFGIALAATSATITHTNSVLGSVHYFSPEQARGGIANSKSDIYSMGVVLYEMVTGRLPFSGESAVSVALKHLQDSYPEPSLLNSDIPQSLENVILKAMAKDPNNRYENVEELEIDLQTVLEQSRMNEKKLILDEDAEATKILTPIGSSKEQINQPTVSKKKEEKEKPKKKKKNWLTILLSIFLLLGLSGVAAILIVPEILQTDVVNVPDVTNMPYTDAYENLSDLGLDVEREEQPSAEVEEGNVIRQNPRAGEVVKENSEVTLTVSSGPEKFEVENYIGREADDVQRGNVKDLFEDVEITHQSSEEFDEGTIMKQYPEPGEEVVPGQEVLILYVSSGPPSFVLADLTGKSLEEAKTYAQQNGLTIKESEERQYSEEIEEGHIISTDPAAGDSVRAGDEITVAISKGVPEPISITDKVEVVIGDDDNGENNGENKGKKEEKKPKMVKIITNDVNGEKTLKEKEISETTVFDIPLTVPYNGEASYAVYVDGEEIYTQSFTYEEAKNFQNGE